In Pongo abelii isolate AG06213 chromosome X, NHGRI_mPonAbe1-v2.0_pri, whole genome shotgun sequence, one DNA window encodes the following:
- the KCNE5 gene encoding potassium voltage-gated channel subfamily E regulatory beta subunit 5, translated as MNCSESQRLRTLLSRLLLELHHRGNASGLGAGPGPSMGMGVVPDPFVGREVTSAKGDDAYLYILLIMIFYACLAGGLILAYTRSRKLVEAKDEPSQACAEHEWAPGGALTADAETAAGSQAESRRQLASGGLPALAQGAERV; from the coding sequence ATGAACTGCAGCGAGAGCCAGCGGCTGCGAACCCTTCTGAGCCGCCTGTTGCTCGAGCTGCACCACCGGGGTAACGCCAGCGGCTTGGGCGCTGGCCCTGGCCCCAGCATGGGCATGGGGGTCGTGCCTGACCCTTTCGTGGGCCGCGAGGTGACCAGCGCCAAGGGCGACGACGCCTATCTCTACATCTTGCTCATCATGATCTTCTACGCCTGCTTGGCCGGAGGCCTCATCCTGGCCTACACCCGCTCCCGTAAGCTCGTCGAGGCCAAGGACGAGCCGTCCCAGGCTTGCGCCGAGCACGAATGGGCCCCGGGAGGCGCCCTGACCGCCGACGCCGAGACTGCCGCGGGCTCCCAGGCCGAGAGCCGCCGCCAGCTTGCCTCCGGGGGGCTGCCTGCCCTCGCCCAGGGCGCTGAGCGGGTCTAA